A window of Pedococcus aerophilus contains these coding sequences:
- a CDS encoding YciI family protein produces the protein MEEGIGQPPQALFDAMDRYIGEQAGKGVFLDGGGLYGTEDAVNFVVRQGETSRVDGPYAESKEVVGGWSILQYDSLEEAVAGQQEFAELHAKYWPECSMVATLRQISDAPPEAADA, from the coding sequence ATGGAAGAAGGCATCGGGCAGCCGCCGCAGGCGTTGTTCGACGCGATGGACCGCTACATCGGCGAGCAGGCCGGGAAGGGCGTCTTCCTCGACGGGGGTGGCCTGTACGGCACCGAGGACGCCGTGAACTTCGTCGTCCGCCAGGGCGAGACCTCCCGCGTCGACGGGCCCTACGCCGAGTCCAAGGAGGTCGTCGGAGGCTGGTCGATCCTGCAGTACGACAGCCTCGAGGAGGCCGTCGCCGGCCAGCAGGAGTTCGCCGAGCTGCACGCGAAGTACTGGCCTGAGTGCTCGATGGTCGCGACGCTGCGGCAGATCTCCGACGCCCCGCCGGAGGCGGCCGACGCCTGA
- a CDS encoding Fpg/Nei family DNA glycosylase: MPELPEVQALVDFLAERTAGLAVTSMELGSFSVLKTFDPPPQALSGVPVDAVSRHGKFTDLDCDGVHLVFHLARAGWLRWYDAVPNTVLRPGKSPIAVRVKFSDDSGFDLTEAGTKKRLAAYLVRDPADVPGIASLGPDPLADEFTREAFGELLDGRRSQIKGLLRDQGFIAGIGNAYSDEILHVAKMSPFAMAAKLSPKDVDHLYAALRDTLAGAVAAASGKPAKDLKDAKRAGMRVHGRTGLECPVCGDEVREVSFADSSLQYCATCQTGGKPLADRRMSRLLK, from the coding sequence GTGCCGGAGCTGCCCGAGGTCCAGGCGCTCGTCGACTTCCTCGCCGAGCGGACCGCCGGGCTGGCCGTGACCAGCATGGAGCTGGGGTCGTTCTCGGTGCTCAAGACGTTCGACCCGCCGCCTCAAGCGCTGTCGGGAGTGCCGGTGGACGCGGTGTCGCGGCACGGGAAGTTCACCGACCTCGACTGCGACGGCGTGCACCTGGTCTTCCACCTCGCCAGGGCGGGGTGGCTGCGCTGGTACGACGCCGTGCCGAACACCGTCCTGAGGCCCGGCAAGTCGCCGATCGCGGTGCGGGTGAAGTTCTCCGACGACTCCGGCTTCGACCTGACCGAGGCGGGGACGAAGAAACGGCTCGCGGCGTACCTCGTGCGCGACCCCGCGGACGTACCGGGGATCGCGTCGCTCGGACCGGACCCGTTGGCCGACGAGTTCACGAGAGAGGCCTTCGGCGAGCTGCTGGACGGACGGCGCTCGCAGATCAAGGGGCTGCTGCGCGACCAGGGCTTCATCGCCGGCATCGGCAACGCCTACTCCGACGAGATCCTGCACGTCGCGAAGATGTCGCCGTTCGCGATGGCCGCCAAGCTCTCACCGAAGGACGTGGACCACCTGTATGCCGCGTTGCGCGACACGCTCGCCGGTGCCGTCGCCGCCGCGTCGGGCAAGCCCGCGAAGGACCTCAAGGACGCCAAGCGGGCGGGGATGCGGGTCCACGGCCGGACGGGGCTCGAGTGCCCCGTGTGCGGTGACGAGGTGCGCGAGGTGTCGTTCGCGGACTCGTCGCTGCAGTACTGCGCCACCTGCCAGACCGGCGGCAAGCCCCTGGCCGACCGCCGCATGTCCCGCCTGCTGAAGTGA
- a CDS encoding ArsI/CadI family heavy metal resistance metalloenzyme, whose translation MSRIQLALRVADLDGSIEFYSRLFDTTPAKRRPGYANFAITEPPLKLVLLEGRPGEDTRMDHLGVEVESTDLVASATNRLADAGLATRTEDETTCCYAVQDKVWVTGPGSEPWEVYTVKRDARPDLEGRTSLDLSEVSGGGACCQA comes from the coding sequence ATGTCCCGCATCCAGCTGGCGCTTCGCGTCGCCGACCTCGACGGCTCGATCGAGTTCTACTCCCGCCTGTTCGACACCACGCCGGCCAAGCGTCGCCCCGGGTACGCGAACTTCGCCATCACCGAGCCCCCGCTCAAGCTGGTCCTGCTCGAGGGCCGGCCCGGCGAGGACACCCGGATGGACCACCTCGGGGTCGAGGTCGAGTCCACCGACCTAGTCGCGTCCGCGACCAACCGGCTCGCCGACGCCGGGTTGGCCACCAGGACCGAGGACGAGACCACCTGTTGCTACGCAGTCCAGGACAAGGTGTGGGTCACCGGGCCCGGCAGCGAGCCCTGGGAGGTCTACACCGTCAAGCGTGATGCCCGACCCGACCTCGAGGGCAGGACCAGCCTCGACCTGTCCGAGGTGTCGGGCGGCGGCGCCTGCTGCCAGGCCTGA
- a CDS encoding endonuclease/exonuclease/phosphatase family protein, producing the protein MSARRTAAGLAAGLIAAAGLTASVAAPAQAAEQRVKIVQHNVEKKWAPIALAVQQAKTIGAQGITLREVCQSDKNTLIAQNPAWTINYKLSKADGCGTNNDVGTVAIWTGGANGAKESYDLPKDGTRNPRLTCVKYGSSPVRHICSAHLVSKDTENVRAKQTARIASITSGWITNNHAVVVAGDFNASPGKPEMDSMYALNGRGRFTEGDQTATARAGDWTATSKDGNHRKIDYVFFSRNRTGFGDAKGIQTISTDSDHELLIARADVRVG; encoded by the coding sequence ATGTCCGCACGCCGCACCGCCGCCGGTCTCGCTGCCGGCCTGATCGCCGCCGCAGGCCTCACCGCCTCGGTCGCTGCGCCAGCCCAGGCAGCCGAGCAGCGGGTCAAGATCGTCCAGCACAACGTCGAGAAGAAGTGGGCCCCCATCGCCCTGGCCGTCCAGCAGGCGAAGACGATCGGCGCCCAGGGCATCACGCTGCGGGAGGTGTGCCAGTCGGACAAGAACACCCTGATCGCGCAGAACCCTGCGTGGACGATCAACTACAAGCTCAGCAAGGCCGACGGCTGCGGGACCAACAACGACGTCGGCACCGTGGCCATCTGGACCGGCGGCGCGAACGGCGCCAAGGAGAGCTACGACCTGCCGAAGGACGGCACCCGCAACCCGCGGCTCACCTGTGTGAAGTACGGCTCCAGCCCGGTCCGCCACATCTGCTCGGCCCACCTGGTGTCCAAGGACACCGAGAACGTCCGCGCGAAGCAGACCGCCCGCATCGCCAGCATCACCTCGGGCTGGATCACCAACAACCACGCCGTGGTCGTCGCCGGTGACTTCAACGCCAGCCCGGGCAAGCCCGAGATGGACTCGATGTACGCCCTCAACGGTCGAGGTCGGTTCACCGAGGGCGACCAGACTGCGACCGCGCGCGCCGGCGACTGGACCGCCACCAGCAAGGATGGCAACCACCGCAAGATCGACTACGTGTTCTTCTCGCGGAACCGCACCGGCTTCGGGGACGCGAAGGGGATCCAGACCATCTCCACCGACTCCGACCACGAGCTGCTCATCGCCCGAGCGGACGTCAGGGTCGGCTGA
- a CDS encoding alpha/beta hydrolase produces MSTVTATTSTRFVTSADGTRIAYDVTGTGPVVVIVEGALCQRSMGTAKALIPSLSQDHAVVAYDRRGRGESGPGSAPYEVEREVEDLRAVLSAVGDDALVVGASSGAVLVLEALRAGVPTGKVALYEAPLIVDGSHAPNDPALGDRTQALVAAGKRGDAVSLFMRTVGVPAFGLMMMRLMPVWKKLCGVAHTLPHDYALVLKHQQGEPLPADWLSGVTVPVLVIVGGKSPTYMKNGQAALATALPNATLRELPGEQHMVRGKATVPALREFWAS; encoded by the coding sequence ATGAGCACCGTGACAGCCACCACGAGCACCCGCTTCGTCACGTCCGCGGACGGGACCCGCATCGCCTACGACGTGACCGGCACCGGGCCGGTCGTCGTCATCGTCGAGGGTGCCCTCTGCCAGCGGTCCATGGGCACCGCGAAAGCCCTGATCCCGTCGCTGTCGCAGGACCACGCGGTCGTCGCCTACGACCGACGGGGCCGAGGCGAGAGTGGACCCGGCTCCGCGCCATACGAGGTGGAGCGGGAGGTGGAGGACCTGCGGGCGGTGCTGTCGGCGGTTGGTGACGATGCCCTGGTCGTTGGTGCGTCGTCCGGCGCCGTGCTGGTGCTCGAGGCTCTGCGGGCGGGCGTGCCGACGGGGAAGGTGGCGCTGTACGAGGCGCCGCTGATCGTCGACGGCAGCCACGCCCCGAACGACCCCGCTCTCGGTGACCGGACCCAGGCGCTGGTCGCCGCGGGAAAGCGCGGCGACGCCGTCTCGTTGTTCATGCGGACGGTCGGCGTGCCGGCGTTCGGGCTGATGATGATGCGCCTGATGCCGGTGTGGAAGAAGCTCTGCGGGGTCGCGCACACGCTCCCCCACGACTACGCGCTCGTGCTGAAGCACCAGCAGGGCGAGCCGCTGCCGGCGGACTGGTTGTCAGGCGTGACCGTCCCGGTCCTGGTGATCGTGGGCGGGAAGAGCCCGACGTACATGAAGAACGGGCAGGCGGCGCTCGCGACCGCGCTGCCGAATGCGACCCTGCGCGAGCTGCCCGGTGAGCAGCACATGGTGCGAGGCAAGGCGACCGTGCCGGCCTTGCGGGAGTTCTGGGCGAGCTGA
- a CDS encoding RNA polymerase sigma factor: MPVETATTEAITTAWRAESARLVGALTRMTRDVELAEDLAQDALVAALEQWPASGVPDNPAAWLMTTAKRRGVDHFRRADTLRRKTEELGHARGEEEQVPDLDAQVDHIEDDVLRLIFLSCHPALTPESRAALTLRLVGGLTTTEIARGFLVAETTMGQRISRAKKTLSEARAEFDLPTGAERVERLDDVMAVIYLIFNEGYAAAAGEHWMRPALADEGIRLARMLAALAPTEPETLGLQSLLEIQGSRSLARVDDAGVPVLLEAQDRTRWDQELIRRGLAALAGARALAARGRPVGKYFLQASIAAQHARARRAEDTDWRQIARLYDVLAQAAPGPVVEVNRAVAHGRAFGAPAGLAVLDAIPADALGESPLVPSVRGDLLERHGQHALAALAFDEAAARSRNDAERTVLERRAEENRSQMSRSG; the protein is encoded by the coding sequence GTGCCAGTCGAGACGGCGACCACCGAGGCCATCACCACCGCGTGGCGGGCGGAGTCGGCGCGGCTCGTCGGAGCCCTCACCCGGATGACGCGCGACGTCGAGCTCGCCGAGGACCTCGCGCAGGACGCCCTCGTCGCTGCCCTCGAGCAGTGGCCCGCGAGCGGGGTGCCGGACAACCCGGCCGCCTGGCTGATGACGACGGCCAAGCGCCGCGGTGTCGACCACTTCCGCCGCGCCGACACCTTGCGCCGCAAGACCGAGGAACTCGGCCACGCCCGTGGAGAGGAGGAGCAGGTGCCCGACCTCGACGCGCAGGTCGACCACATCGAGGACGACGTCCTGCGCCTGATCTTCCTGTCCTGCCACCCGGCCCTCACGCCGGAGTCGCGCGCCGCGCTCACCCTGCGCCTCGTCGGCGGCCTCACCACGACAGAGATCGCCCGTGGCTTCCTCGTCGCCGAGACGACGATGGGGCAACGGATCTCGCGGGCGAAGAAGACGCTGTCCGAGGCGCGCGCTGAGTTCGACCTACCCACCGGCGCGGAGCGGGTGGAGCGCCTCGACGACGTGATGGCCGTGATCTACCTGATCTTCAACGAGGGGTATGCCGCCGCGGCCGGCGAGCACTGGATGCGCCCGGCGCTGGCGGACGAGGGCATCCGGCTGGCCAGGATGCTCGCGGCGCTCGCCCCCACCGAGCCCGAGACCCTGGGGCTGCAGTCGTTGTTGGAGATCCAGGGCTCCCGGTCGTTGGCTCGCGTGGACGACGCCGGGGTGCCGGTGCTGCTCGAGGCCCAGGACCGCACCCGGTGGGACCAAGAGCTGATCCGCCGTGGGCTGGCCGCCCTCGCCGGGGCCCGGGCGCTCGCTGCCCGTGGGAGACCGGTCGGCAAGTACTTCCTCCAGGCCTCGATCGCCGCGCAGCACGCCCGTGCCCGGCGTGCCGAGGACACCGACTGGCGCCAGATCGCGCGGCTCTACGACGTGCTCGCGCAGGCTGCGCCGGGCCCGGTCGTCGAGGTGAACCGGGCCGTGGCCCACGGCCGGGCGTTCGGTGCACCGGCGGGGCTGGCCGTCCTCGACGCCATACCGGCCGATGCGCTGGGCGAATCCCCGCTCGTCCCGAGCGTGCGCGGTGACCTGCTGGAGCGGCACGGTCAGCACGCCCTCGCGGCGCTCGCGTTCGACGAGGCAGCGGCGCGGTCGCGCAACGATGCCGAGCGCACGGTGCTGGAGCGACGCGCCGAGGAGAACCGGTCGCAGATGTCGAGATCCGGCTGA
- a CDS encoding MFS transporter, which produces MTSEKTDDLLHMGTHRGRLVLATTILGSGIALLDGTVVNVALPTIGRELDADLAGLQWVVNAYALSLAALILLGGSLGDRFGRRRVYAVGVAAFGAASIACALAPTVELLILARGIQGIGAALLVPGSLAILQASFRREDRMAAIGSWTGLLGVASASGPIVGGYLVDLDWRWAFWLNVPLCALVVFFTWRFVPESRNEHASHQFDVRGVVLAVVGLAGITYALTVAPENPGAVSLGAGVVGVLALVVFALAERGSTHPLVPPRLFADRVFTAINIVTLLVYAGLSSALLFVVLFLQVVAGWSALAAGAATLPLSVAMLLLASRFGALATAHGPRRYMVGGTLVAATGFVLLGFAPRDPSFVLHVLPGMTLVGLGLSMTVAPLTGTVLAAAPDELAGTASGVNNAVSRTAGLIAVAALPPLVGLGGAAYADPALLAPAYRAAMLVSAGLVALGAVVTAVGLAKREAPCAAQPHLDLTAR; this is translated from the coding sequence ATGACCAGCGAGAAGACCGACGACCTGCTGCACATGGGCACCCACCGCGGCCGGCTCGTGCTCGCCACGACCATCCTCGGCAGCGGCATCGCCCTGCTCGACGGCACCGTCGTCAACGTTGCCCTCCCGACCATCGGCCGCGAGCTCGACGCCGACCTCGCTGGCCTCCAGTGGGTCGTCAACGCCTACGCCCTCAGCCTCGCCGCCCTGATCCTGCTCGGCGGTTCCCTGGGCGACCGGTTCGGTCGGCGGCGCGTGTATGCCGTCGGCGTGGCCGCCTTCGGTGCCGCGTCGATCGCGTGCGCCCTCGCCCCGACCGTCGAGCTGCTCATCCTCGCCCGCGGCATCCAGGGCATCGGTGCGGCGCTCCTGGTGCCCGGCAGCCTGGCGATCCTGCAGGCGTCGTTCCGCCGGGAGGACCGGATGGCGGCGATCGGCTCGTGGACCGGGCTGCTCGGCGTCGCCTCGGCCTCGGGACCGATCGTCGGCGGCTACCTCGTCGACCTCGACTGGCGCTGGGCGTTCTGGCTCAACGTGCCGCTGTGCGCCCTCGTCGTCTTCTTCACGTGGCGGTTCGTGCCGGAGTCGCGCAACGAGCACGCGAGCCACCAGTTCGACGTGCGCGGCGTGGTCCTGGCCGTCGTCGGGCTGGCGGGGATCACCTACGCCCTGACCGTCGCCCCCGAGAATCCCGGGGCGGTCTCGCTCGGCGCCGGCGTCGTCGGGGTCCTGGCGCTGGTCGTCTTCGCCCTGGCCGAGCGCGGCTCCACCCACCCGCTCGTGCCGCCCCGCCTCTTCGCCGACCGCGTCTTCACCGCGATCAACATCGTCACGCTGCTCGTCTACGCCGGCCTGTCGTCGGCGCTGCTCTTCGTCGTGCTGTTCCTCCAGGTCGTCGCCGGCTGGTCGGCCCTGGCCGCCGGGGCGGCGACGCTCCCGCTGTCGGTGGCGATGCTGCTGCTGGCCAGCCGGTTCGGCGCCCTCGCGACCGCCCACGGCCCGCGCCGCTACATGGTCGGCGGAACGCTCGTCGCCGCAACGGGATTCGTGCTGCTCGGGTTCGCCCCGCGCGACCCATCCTTCGTGCTCCACGTCCTGCCCGGCATGACGCTGGTCGGCCTCGGGCTGTCCATGACCGTCGCACCGCTGACCGGCACCGTCCTCGCCGCCGCCCCAGACGAGCTCGCGGGGACCGCCAGCGGCGTCAACAACGCGGTGTCCCGCACCGCCGGACTCATCGCCGTCGCTGCCCTGCCGCCGCTCGTGGGACTGGGCGGCGCGGCATACGCCGATCCGGCCCTGCTGGCCCCCGCGTACCGGGCGGCGATGCTCGTCAGCGCCGGGCTCGTCGCGCTGGGAGCGGTGGTCACCGCGGTGGGCCTGGCGAAGCGGGAGGCGCCGTGCGCCGCCCAGCCGCACCTCGACCTCACGGCTCGATGA
- a CDS encoding metalloregulator ArsR/SmtB family transcription factor, whose translation MSNSSRELPLLERDSPLVCCAPLAREPLTAAQAEQVSGLLKAIADPVRLRLMSMILSHEGGEACVCDLNDAFDLSQPTISHHLKTLFQAGLLDREKRGTWVYYRARPAAVAGLTSLFETGTVTAART comes from the coding sequence GTGTCTAATTCTTCTCGCGAGCTGCCGCTGCTCGAGCGCGACAGCCCACTGGTCTGCTGTGCCCCACTCGCGCGCGAACCCCTCACCGCCGCGCAGGCCGAGCAGGTCTCCGGTCTGCTCAAGGCCATCGCCGACCCGGTGCGCCTGCGTCTGATGTCGATGATCTTGTCCCACGAAGGTGGTGAGGCCTGCGTCTGCGACCTCAACGACGCCTTCGACCTGTCCCAGCCCACGATCAGCCACCACCTCAAGACCCTGTTCCAGGCAGGACTGCTCGACAGGGAGAAGCGCGGAACCTGGGTCTACTACCGGGCCAGGCCAGCGGCGGTGGCGGGACTGACCAGCCTTTTCGAGACCGGCACGGTCACGGCGGCCCGGACCTGA
- a CDS encoding metallophosphoesterase — MTTRLLLIADTHLPKRAKDLPAVVWAAVDDAYLVLHAGDWVDVAALDALEARATRLVAVVGNNDHGMLRERLPEFATMTVEGLRLGVVHETGQATGRESRCDAAYPDLDVLVFGHSHIPWDTTTPRGLRLLNPGSPTDRRRQPFCTYMTAVVEDGELASVDLHQIARPTGGQA, encoded by the coding sequence ATGACGACCCGGCTGTTGTTGATCGCAGACACGCACCTGCCCAAGCGGGCCAAGGACCTTCCCGCTGTCGTGTGGGCTGCCGTCGATGACGCCTACCTCGTCCTGCACGCCGGGGACTGGGTCGATGTCGCTGCACTGGACGCGTTGGAGGCCCGGGCGACGAGGCTGGTCGCGGTCGTCGGCAACAACGACCACGGGATGCTGCGGGAGCGGCTGCCGGAGTTCGCGACCATGACCGTGGAAGGGCTGCGCCTCGGCGTCGTGCACGAGACCGGACAAGCGACCGGCCGCGAGAGCCGCTGCGACGCGGCATACCCCGACCTCGACGTGCTCGTCTTCGGCCACAGCCACATCCCGTGGGACACCACCACTCCCCGCGGTCTGCGCCTGCTCAACCCGGGGTCGCCGACCGACCGCCGCCGCCAGCCGTTCTGCACGTACATGACCGCCGTGGTCGAGGACGGCGAGCTCGCCTCGGTGGACCTGCACCAGATCGCGCGCCCGACCGGAGGCCAGGCATGA
- a CDS encoding YciI family protein, with protein MTHYLLSVHGPAERNEFGEYGSKEAMEEAFAATGAFNDKLQADGYWVFAGGLKEATTATVVDGTGEAPVITDGPYLESKEYIGGFWVIDAPDLDVALKLAADGSKACRGKVEVRPFEGMA; from the coding sequence ATGACGCACTACCTGCTTTCAGTCCACGGCCCGGCCGAGCGCAACGAGTTCGGCGAGTACGGCTCCAAGGAGGCCATGGAGGAGGCGTTCGCCGCGACCGGCGCCTTCAACGACAAGCTCCAGGCCGACGGCTACTGGGTGTTCGCCGGTGGGCTCAAGGAGGCGACGACGGCGACCGTCGTCGACGGCACGGGCGAGGCCCCGGTCATCACCGACGGGCCGTACCTCGAGTCCAAGGAGTACATCGGCGGGTTCTGGGTGATCGACGCCCCCGACCTCGACGTGGCGCTCAAGCTCGCGGCCGACGGTTCCAAGGCCTGCCGCGGCAAGGTCGAGGTCCGTCCGTTCGAGGGCATGGCCTGA
- a CDS encoding VOC family protein yields MPAFSGINHVAFSVTDLDVSERFYTDVLGFLTVLDTGPARVCMDTGTGFTIALIKQPQGRSGGFDAANTGLDHLGLAADSREELVEWQQRFEELGVQHSPIQDMPLGHHLNFRDPDGIALELQAPSEMYAAALDRMRTQRLSKEEVLAAAEQMLGSEMVARGRG; encoded by the coding sequence ATGCCAGCCTTTTCGGGGATCAACCACGTCGCCTTCAGCGTCACCGACCTCGACGTGAGCGAACGGTTCTACACCGACGTGCTCGGCTTCCTCACCGTCCTGGACACCGGGCCGGCCAGGGTCTGCATGGACACGGGCACCGGCTTCACGATCGCGCTGATCAAGCAGCCGCAAGGCCGCTCGGGCGGCTTCGACGCGGCGAACACCGGGTTGGACCACCTCGGGCTGGCGGCCGACAGTCGCGAGGAGCTGGTCGAGTGGCAGCAACGGTTCGAGGAGCTCGGCGTGCAGCACAGCCCGATCCAGGACATGCCGCTGGGCCACCACCTGAACTTCCGCGACCCCGACGGGATCGCCCTCGAGCTCCAGGCACCGAGCGAGATGTATGCCGCGGCGCTGGATCGGATGCGCACCCAGCGACTGTCCAAAGAAGAGGTCCTGGCGGCGGCCGAGCAGATGCTGGGCTCGGAGATGGTCGCTCGCGGGCGCGGCTGA
- a CDS encoding App1 family protein — MARPHAASIVEDAWHRRVDSFLRGRGWGTRVLGHTGYGSQEFVRVLGRVLLTRRPEDHPRADAGAGGSELRRADDERRGWRAFITAPAMNVPVTVTIGDRVVETSSDRSGYIDVRIPDPGLPAGWHEVTLAAVGAESIEASVVIVGADEKIGLISDIDDTVISTSLPRPMIAAWNTFVKSENARHVVPGMATMYRALLEEHPGAPMVYVSTGAWNTAPTLTRFLRRHGYPAGPLLLTDWGPTNTGWFRSGQDHKMSCLHRLANEFPDIRWVLIGDDGQHDPKIYGEFSDQRPDRVAAVAIRELTPQEQVLSHGIPVSLEEFEPLRKRQEVPVCRAGDGYGLRPQVEHVLEVLAEADDQLANDGTGEAVIEP; from the coding sequence ATGGCTCGCCCCCACGCTGCATCCATCGTCGAGGACGCCTGGCACCGCCGGGTGGACTCCTTCCTGCGCGGGCGCGGGTGGGGCACCCGGGTGCTCGGGCACACGGGGTACGGGTCGCAGGAGTTCGTGCGCGTGCTGGGTCGGGTGCTGCTCACCCGTCGTCCGGAGGACCACCCCCGCGCCGACGCCGGTGCCGGTGGCTCGGAGCTGCGGCGGGCCGACGACGAGCGCCGTGGATGGCGGGCGTTCATCACCGCCCCCGCGATGAACGTGCCGGTCACGGTCACCATCGGGGACCGTGTCGTGGAGACCTCGAGCGACCGCAGCGGGTACATCGACGTCCGGATCCCCGACCCGGGCCTGCCCGCCGGCTGGCACGAGGTCACCCTCGCGGCCGTGGGTGCGGAGAGCATCGAGGCGTCGGTGGTCATCGTCGGTGCCGACGAGAAGATCGGCCTCATCTCCGACATCGACGACACGGTGATCTCGACGTCGCTGCCGCGACCGATGATCGCCGCGTGGAACACCTTCGTGAAGAGCGAGAACGCCCGTCACGTCGTGCCCGGGATGGCGACGATGTACCGCGCGCTGCTCGAGGAGCACCCCGGTGCCCCGATGGTCTACGTCTCCACGGGCGCCTGGAACACGGCGCCGACGCTGACCCGCTTCCTGCGCCGGCACGGCTACCCCGCCGGTCCCCTGCTGCTCACCGACTGGGGCCCGACGAACACGGGGTGGTTCCGCTCCGGCCAGGACCACAAGATGTCCTGCCTGCACCGGCTGGCCAACGAGTTCCCCGACATCCGCTGGGTGCTCATCGGCGACGACGGCCAGCACGACCCGAAGATCTACGGTGAGTTCTCCGACCAGCGCCCGGACCGTGTTGCAGCAGTGGCGATCCGCGAGCTCACCCCTCAGGAGCAGGTGCTCTCGCACGGCATCCCGGTGTCGCTGGAGGAGTTCGAGCCGCTGCGCAAGCGCCAGGAGGTGCCGGTCTGCCGTGCCGGCGACGGCTACGGCCTGCGCCCCCAGGTGGAGCACGTGCTCGAGGTGCTCGCCGAGGCCGACGACCAGCTCGCGAACGACGGGACCGGCGAAGCCGTCATCGAGCCGTGA
- a CDS encoding RNA polymerase sigma factor — translation MADRPSGGDGAAVERVFREEYGRLIASLVRRFGDIDLAEDAAGEALVVALEKWPSDGVPPNPGGWLTTTAANRAIDRIRREGQRDAKHQAALMTYDDTSHSPVGVVEDDRLRLLFTCCHPALAPEARIALTLRLLGGLTVAEIGQAFLVPETTMAQRITRAKKKIAAANVPYRVPSASDLPTRLGGVLTVLFLVFNEGYLASGDGSPVRSELTSEAIRLTRVLQVLLPSEPEVTGLLALMLLTEARHSARVRSGVLVPLDEQDRSGWDRSLIAEGHALVRSCLAINRPGRYQLLAAINAVHTSAVSASDTDWSQVVALYDQLLLVDPSPIVALNRAVAVAELDGPSVALALVDRLPLEGYHPWHAVRADLLRRLGRSTEAKDAYGAAINSTANVAERAYLARKSGELV, via the coding sequence GTGGCCGACCGGCCGTCCGGGGGCGACGGGGCGGCTGTCGAGCGGGTCTTCCGCGAGGAGTACGGCCGCCTCATCGCCTCGCTCGTCCGCCGGTTCGGGGACATCGACCTCGCCGAGGACGCAGCGGGCGAGGCCCTCGTGGTGGCGTTGGAGAAGTGGCCGTCGGACGGCGTGCCACCCAACCCCGGCGGCTGGCTCACCACCACCGCCGCGAACCGCGCGATCGACCGGATCCGCCGCGAAGGCCAGCGCGACGCCAAGCACCAGGCGGCCCTGATGACGTACGACGACACCTCGCACTCACCCGTTGGAGTGGTCGAGGACGACCGGCTCCGGCTGCTCTTCACCTGCTGCCACCCGGCGCTCGCGCCGGAGGCCCGGATCGCCCTGACCCTGCGACTGCTCGGTGGCCTGACCGTCGCCGAGATCGGGCAGGCGTTCCTCGTCCCCGAGACGACGATGGCGCAGCGGATCACCCGCGCCAAGAAGAAGATCGCGGCGGCGAACGTGCCCTACCGCGTGCCCTCGGCCTCGGATCTGCCCACGCGGTTGGGTGGAGTGCTGACCGTGCTGTTCCTCGTGTTCAACGAGGGGTACCTCGCCAGCGGTGACGGCTCACCCGTGCGTTCGGAGCTGACGTCTGAGGCCATCCGGCTGACGCGGGTGCTCCAGGTGTTGCTGCCCTCCGAGCCCGAGGTGACCGGGCTGCTGGCGCTGATGCTGCTCACCGAAGCCCGGCACTCGGCCCGCGTGCGCTCCGGCGTGCTGGTGCCGCTGGACGAGCAGGACCGCTCTGGCTGGGACCGGTCGTTGATCGCGGAGGGGCACGCGCTGGTGCGCTCGTGCCTGGCGATCAACCGGCCGGGTCGGTACCAGCTGCTCGCCGCGATCAACGCCGTCCACACGTCTGCTGTCTCTGCCTCGGACACCGACTGGTCCCAGGTGGTCGCTCTCTATGACCAGTTGCTTCTTGTGGATCCGTCGCCGATCGTCGCCCTCAACCGGGCCGTCGCCGTCGCCGAGCTGGACGGACCCTCGGTCGCTCTGGCGCTGGTGGACCGGCTGCCGCTCGAGGGCTACCACCCGTGGCACGCCGTGCGCGCCGACCTCCTGCGCCGCCTCGGCCGCAGCACCGAAGCCAAGGACGCGTATGGCGCCGCCATCAACTCCACGGCGAACGTCGCCGAGCGCGCCTACCTCGCGAGAAAGTCCGGCGAACTGGTCTGA